DNA sequence from the Nitrospirota bacterium genome:
CTATTGACGCGGATATTGAAGCTGTGATAGCAACCCTTCAGTCAATAGACGAACAGGGAATCAGCATTGCCCGGGTTACAAAGGAACTCGAGGATGAAGGGGTGAGGCTCTTTACCGAATCCTTTGATGCACTGCTTAATCTGATTGCCGGGCAAAAAAGGACAGGGACCTGTTAACCTTGAAACTATTATGAGAACCTGGATTTTAATCATACCTGTTACCCTCTTCCTCCTCATCTCCTGTGCAACGCCGTCATGGCAGGCGAGACGGAATGAGGCAGAGGCTCATTTTAAACTCGCCATTTCTCATCTGGAAAGAGGTCAGATGCAGGCAGCCTTTGTAGAGTTACAGAAGAGCGTAGAACTTAATCCAGGGAATAAAAGGGTACATAATGCCCTTGGTATCGTATACCGTTATTTCGGAAATACGGAAAAAGCTGAGGAGGCTTTTAAGGCAGCAATCCGGATAGATCCGCAATATTCAGAGG
Encoded proteins:
- a CDS encoding transaldolase family protein, which produces DVLYVEELIGPGTVNTMPDAAWRAFKDHGKVGRTIDADIEAVIATLQSIDEQGISIARVTKELEDEGVRLFTESFDALLNLIAGQKRTGTC